A stretch of DNA from Macrotis lagotis isolate mMagLag1 chromosome X, bilby.v1.9.chrom.fasta, whole genome shotgun sequence:
TAAAAGTCTTTCCATTGCCTTCAGCTTCACCATGAGTCTCTTTTATCTCAAGGTTCCCTACTCCAATCTATCCCTTGCACAACCACCAAGTAAAGATTGAACCATAtcattcccctactcaataagGTCCAGTGCCTCCTGtggttttcaaaatcaaatataagcTTAGCTTGGCATTTTAAGCTCAGAACTACCCCTTCCTACATTTCCAGCCTGTTCCCCATTACCTCCTATATACTATGTCCCAGCCATATAGATGCTCTTGTTACTATCTCTGCTTTTGCTCTGATTTTACCATGCATGGACTTGTCTCTTACCTTCCCGTTTTAGAGTCTGTGGCTCTGCTTCCTTCAAGTTTTTAACTCAAGGGAGCCTCCTTCTATAGGAGCCTTTCCCAGTCCCCAGCCCCTACTCTTAGGTTACTTTAAATTCACTCCATATATATTATCAACTCTTTGTAGATTTTCCATTTGTTAGTCTTTTAGGGTACCTGGCACACgtctccccttctttccttagTTGTGTATGTTTGTTATCTTCCCAGAACATTTGGGGTCTTTGAGGTCAGTGACCAGTCACTTTTCCTTTGTATCTTCAAGGTCTAGGACAGTGCCTACTGTGGAATAAGCACTTGTTAATTGattgtcctttattctctaagaagaccattctctccaggaggtgatgccattacacACAAATgagttagatttgagtgaaggggatgctgtgccaagttaccagcctcactttctcctagggccatttggatccagtgaccagatatttATGAGGACAACTGGAGGGGACCCTGGGTGCAGCGAGAAATCTCGGCCTTTTTAAGCTTAAATTTTCTTAACAGGTCTTGTTTGAGGCAAcattcattcagtgattaaagctaggtaagaaatgagacaaagggggcagctaggcagtatggtggatagaacactggccctggagttccaatccagcctcagacatttaataattacctagctatgtgaccttgggcaagtcacttaaccctattgccttaaagaaataaaatttaaaaaaaatgaaatggaaacaaagaatGGCCACTTTtgcctactcaaaaaaaaaaatcaatctaggaGAAGACCCTTAGAGTTTCTGGCCAGAAgggaaacaattgctatttacattcacttagAGCCATCTGCCCCAAACTACGATTGAGTGGGGCTTGCCTGGCAATGAGAGAGTGACATGAGTTTAAAGCaaagtcttaaaaaaagaaaaacttgaagaTATCTTGGGATATCTTTCAGCAGTCatgcttgttgaatgactgaTTAATCAATCCAGAGCCCTGTGATTATCTAGTCATCCATCTAGTCATACCCAGAGTCCTGAGAATATTGGATTAGGAAGAAGTAGGATTAGGAAGATGATAAGGCTTACTTATCTGTTAAACAAAGGAGTTGGACATAagaccttgtcttttttttaggtttttttttttaaggcaatggggttaagtgacttgcccaaggccacacagctaggaaattatcaagtgtctgagactggatttgaactcgggaactcctgactccagggccagtgctctatctactgcgccacctagctgccccaagaccttGTCTTTCTACCCATTCTCCAGGCCACTCTTACTTAATTCATGTTGAGCTACCCTGGGTAAAGCACCTCCAACGAGTAGCTCCCTAAACCTCAATTGTCTTTTGCACTAGGGCAGAAGTGAGGAGATGGGCCTTTGACCAAATTATTAatggcaaagctaaggcagggaAGGAACTGGTCCAAAGAAGAGGGTGAGTAGGTGGTGAATTAAACTGGGACTAGAACCTGAAGGCCTTTCTAGTTCTCTGAATGTTGTGTAATGCCCATACAAGACAAAACAGGAGACTTGTATTTCAAAAGTGTGAGAGGTTTCTTGAAGAATGTAGACTTGGGAAGATGGCATAGGAGCAGGTTTAGAAAGGCAAGGTAGAAGCTGTGTCCGTGAATTATAGTCGAGTCCTGTCTGGTGGGAGCAGAGGGAGGTGAGGAGGTTTATATGGAGGCCAGATCATGGCACGGAAGACCTCAaataatagagaagtttggaTCTCTTCCCAATCAATCAAAAAGTTCTTATTAAAATACATGGCTATGTGTGGTATTAATTCTAGAATACAAGATGGATGGTGTCATATCTCTCTAATCAGTTAAATCTTTAAAGTATCCTTGTTACCTCCAGGATGAATTTTTTTGAGACAgttggggttaagtaatttgtccagtaACTTGTCtgaagctgggtttgaactctggtcctcctaacTACAGGcccaactctctatccactgagctgctTAGGTACCCCTTAGGATAAAATATTCTAAAGTCTTCTGTTAagtatttaaaattcttcacaaccAGGCCCCTTCTTACCATTTTGGATCATTTAATTTACTCCCTTCCCATAATCTAGATTCTTAAGATCCAGCTGTATCAGCCTTCTTGCCACTTCTCAACCTAGATAGTCCATCTCTCCTCTCCAAGTATTTGCCCTGATTCTGCCCCACATCTGACCCTCTTTGCCTCCTGACTTtcttggaagggaccttaaaggtcagcTAGGCcaattctccccctcccccattgatAGATGATTAGATTCCTAGGGTGGAAAGTGATTTTCCCCAGGTCACTCAGCTGGTCTTGTGACTGAATGTGGAATGCTTATTCTACTCTGTCCTGCTCACTTTTGTTCAGCACTTTGAATATCTTCTGAGCCTCTAGACCCCACCCCACTCCCTACCCCCTAGAAAGGTAGATAGCtgggatagaattgtcattttaccTTTTAGgaaataatagctaataaattTCTTTACCTTAATCACTTGTGATCCTCCCAAAAGCTGTGGAATGGGAGAGAAGGTACCCCTATtatataggtgaggaaattgaggcaaggaATAATAAAGGATCTTGCCCCAGGTCATCCACATACTTCATGGGTGTGCTACAATTTAAATCTCAGCTTCCAAGTCTATCCCTTAGCCTTTTCACTCTGCTCCTGCTGAATGGGAAAACATCAGAATCAAGGAGGCcccgtgggggtggggggctggttATTGAGAAGGGAGAGCAGGGCACAGGCTTTGAGCCTACCTTAACCCTTGTATGGGAACCTTGTTAGCCTCTGTAGCTTTTGGCTGTGGTTGGGGCTCTAGTGTTCTAACTGGAGGCCCAATGTAGGGGTCACTTAGCCCCTGAGTATCCTAGATTCTTTTAATGAAGGAAAGAGTGAAACTACTTGGGAGAGTTGGGTGCCCTAAGTTAGTATCCAAGACATAGACTTAGGGGTTATATTTGTAGGGAGAATCCCCACCACACCTTTCTTCTATGACTTGGGTCTCAGGATCTGCTCCCTTTCCTTAAGACAGTTCCAGAGGTTTGTTcattaacaaagaaaatgaagaagccTAGAACTGGAAAGGGACCTAAGGGGGAGGGAGAGTATCTAGTTCAGCCCCCCCTATGTCATCAAGAGGTCTCCTTAGGGTAGCTGAGCACATGATCAGCTGGCCTCTCTGACATTCATATatctgtttttaatgtttttggaacacacacacacactcacacactcacacacactcactcccctctctgtgtctctttcctctctttctcttgtctcctctcagctctgtctctccttttcccctataTCTGTCTCTCACGTTTGGTTCTCATCATAAGCCTGTTAGATATCCCAAGGCAGCCCATTTTCCACTCTGAGATAGCTGTTAGGAAGCTTTCCCTTTGCCCTGGTCACTCCAGGTCCAACCCTGATCCTTCCACCCACTCATCTGCCCCATCTCTTCCCAGAAGCTCCTGTTTGTGCCACAGATAAAACTCAGATAAGATGTTGTGACTGAACATGACCTGAGACCCATTCAGCCCCCTTACAGATGGGGGAGTTGAAGCCCAGAGATACTATCTTTGGATTCTCAGTCTAGTGGCCCTGGGCTTTGGTGTTCCTAGCAGAACCTGTGAAGCCAGGTTTGAAGCAGTGACGTCAGTCTGGAGTTAATATGAGGTATTTGGAGGGTCAGGCTTCTAGATTTAGAGAATTAGCCCAGGTGGGACCAGGCTGCTGAGtgtctcctttttccccttcccaggCTTCTGGGAAATATTTACCTTCCCTCTCTCTCAGAACCTGCAGTGTCCCTTGTTAGAAACTAAAGATTCCAGTATGTAGAgagagggacctcagaggccagtGAGTCTagcccttttattttacagatgaggggaccAAGGCCTACACTTACAGAAgtagaggcaggacttgaattcagggcccctgactcccaagtcaagggtctttccattatacttctatgcttctttttctgggttgtTTTCACTGTTTGAAggtccagtcccctcattttacaagaacAGAAACTGAGTCCCATGGAAGGGATGtgacttgccctgtgtgaatcagtcagtaagcatttctTACGCACCTTCTGTTTGCCtaactctggggatacaaagaaagtctaaaacacagtccctgccctctagaAGCTCTGGAAGATGATATGTTTTGTTTACACTGTGTACAAATGAGCTATATAAATCAAAACATGCCACAGAAGGAAGGCAAGATTAGGGGACATTTCCTGAAGAAAGTGGGACTATAGCTGGGTgtaggtgaggagggagagcattccaggcctgGTGGACACCAGGGAAAATTCCTGGAGTCTGGAGTTGATCTAGTGTGCAGATTAACCAAGAAACCAGAATAtaagaatgggggtggggtggtggaGAAGGCTTAGAGGGATCAGGAGTCTAGAGTAGTAGGaggttgtaaagggctttgaatgccaaaactGGATTTGATGGTTGATAGGAAGTGATAGGAAGGTCCTGGAGTTATTGAGTAGGAGGCAGCTTTAACACTGTAGGTGGATAGCTGGCCtcattcaggaagacctggctttAAATCTCGCTTGGAGTCACTTGGagctggctatgtgaccctgggcaagtttcttcACTTCTCAGGAGTCCAGGCAAATTCTCTGAGACTCTTGTGGAGAAAGTGGAGAAAGGGTTCCCTCATCTGGGTCTTCCTTTGCCATTGAAATTATAAGTGTGGCCTCTATCCCTGAATAGCAGATTTAAGAATCTCAAGTGACAATCTCAGTAGCCTGGTCAGGTAAATAACAGTAGTGTTTTTACCCCCATCTTACTGATGTGAATCCTGAGTGCCCATAAAAGACTTCCTCTCCTCCACCCTAGATTGTGTGGCCCACCCTCCTGGCCTTGAGCACCTCTGAATGGAGTTTTGCTGAACTAGATCTGGGAAGGGTCCTTGAGGGTCTCTGCTaactttttccttcctcattgctTAACTCTTTGTCATCTGACTTGCAACCTCACCATTAAACTAGAATGTTTCCCTCCAAAGtgaccagtgatctcttaattgccaattCCTATGGGTTTTTCTCAGGTGTATCTTTCCAGAGCAGACTAGAGCCTTTGCTGCTATGGAGATCAATCTTTTCTGGATACATTCCCCTAGGTTTTCATGCTGTCTTCTGGATCTCCTTCATTTCTGACTCATTCTTCTCAGTCTTCTCAGCCAGATCTTTCTCCAGGTCCTACTCACTAATTGGATGTCTTCCAGGCCTCTGTGCTGGACCTTTCTCCTCTTCAGTCGTTGACATCAGCTTCCTGGAGTCAGATATCTCTGTGAAGGTGATTCCCAGATATCTCTACCCAGCCTCACCCTCTCCCCTGACCGCATCTACCAGCTGCCTGTTGGACACCTCAGACTGGATGTTCATCTGCATCTTAAATTCACTCTGTTAAAAAGAGGactcattctcttctcttccaaactcttccttctttcctagcTTTTCTTTTCCAATCAAGGGCAGTGCCATCTTCTGCTGTCCAGGGCCACTATCTAGATGTCCTTCTCAGATCCCCTCTCACCCCTCATGTCTGTTGACAAgtcttgtttcttcttccttcacaAAAACTTTGAGATCCagattccctcccttcttttcattCATGAACATTCACTCATCACTTCCCCCCactcctttatattttataatccaGTGCTTGGCCTCCTCCCTGTGCCTTGACCAAGACCCTGTGTCTCCTGATTTTGTGCCCCAATTCTGAAATActttcccttctcacctctgcctcctgacttcctcAAATACTCAGCTCAAGCCTTGTCTTCTGCAGAGGCCTTTTTCTTAAGTCCTCTTCAGACCTTCCCTCTATCCTGTCTATGGTGGTTTGCATGCTATCTTCCTCATAGAACGAACTCCTCGAGGGCAAGGATTGTGTATTTTACTTCTCTTTGTGCCTATTAAGTAAAACTCAAATCAATTGGTAATCTGTTGATAGCCAGTAAAATTAACTTCGGGCTGCAGAACACAGAGCAGGTTGAAATGATCAGACCCTCAGAACAGAGAGCTGAAAAGGCCCTAACCCTTAGAAGTTGGGGAAAGCATCATTAGGTAGcagttctgaaaaagatctggtgGTATTAGTGGACTTCAAGATCAAGATAGCAGCAGTGTGATTATGGGAGCCAAAAACAAATGCAGTTAAGAGGGGATCATTCAGGGCAGTGAGGAGGTGATGGTTCCCCTGCCCCTTGTCCATGACAGATCTCATCTGAAATATCCAGGTCAGTTCCCAACGCTATAGTTGAAGGTTATTGATGAGCTGGAGAGTATCCAGAAAAGGGCAGCCAGGGTGGTAAAAAACCCGAGAAAATGGTctttgaaattcatttgaaggaacAGGGAATGATTAACTTGAAGAGAAGACATAGGGTAACATGTTTCTGAAGGTTTGATCTCTGAGGGCAGAACTGGAAGCAGTGGGTATGGAAGTGACAAAAAGGTAAACTGAGACTACTTCAAAAAAGAACTTTCTAACAATTGGAGATGCCCAACAGTAGAATGGGCTGTATGAAGAGTATGTGGATTCTCCCTTCCAGGTGGTCTTCTGAATACTCATCTAGAGTGTTGTCAGACATTACTTTTGTGTGTGGATTAGAAGAGGTTGTTAATGAGGTCCCTTCTGATGGCTCAGATATTCTGTGAATACAGAATGTCAGATATGAGAGGATCTTTAGTACAGATAATATTAGGTTTAGGAGGgcctttagaacacagaatgtcaggaCTGGGAAGGTCCTTAGAACAGTGTCAGAGCTAGATAAGGTCACCCAAGTTAAGGTGGATGGTTTACTGGACTTAGGcttaaaaaatctgaatttgaacatTGCCTCTAGTACAACCAATGTGGTTAAAGCAGTTAATGTCTggacctcagttcctcatatgtaaagtaGAACTAATTATGCTTACAGGGAGGATTATATGAAGACTCAAATGACTTTCTGAGACTGTGGTTTCATTGGCAAAGGAAACTGGCAggtgagaaaattccttctaccacCAGTACCTTCTCTGCCTAAtgaagtcttagagaattgcctagagcaGAGGTGTCAGAGACCATGGATGACAATGTAATCAGGAAATGCAAAACAAATATAATGCAACATAGACAttgttaatttgtggtttcctATTATGTAGCCCACAAGGATCTGTGTCTTTGAGTTTGTCTATATTGGCCTAGAGCAGCGATTTGCCCAGAGAGACAGCAGTGTCCAAGGTTAAACTTGAGCCCAGATCCTCTGGCTTTGAGTCCACCACATGATGCTGCTTCTGGCTTTGTAATCCttgaaagcactatataaaccTCAACTGTCATCTACCTGCAgtacctccctcattttacagatgagataacattTTCCCAGAGTCTCATAAACCAGGATAACCAAGATTTGAAATTTTGAAGGTCCACTAGTTCTTCTACTAACAAGGCCGcctctgtgaccttgaggaaATCCATCAgtcctctttacctcagttttctcatctgtaaatgagtaaGGTTGGATCTAGCACTTAATTTAAGCAGCATTGTTTAGCTGTGATATTTTGGATCTAGGAATTAAGGACAAAAATCCTTCTGAAAACCAGTCCTGGATTTCAAGAAGAAAGCATGGCCTCATGTATGGAGCTCTGTCAATTGACTTGGATTAGACTTTCTTTACCATCTGCTGttttctggctgtgtgacttaggcaagtcatttaccctccatgagcctcagttttccctatctgtaaaatagagaccAATAAACTTACAGCTTCAGAatagttgtgaagatcagataACAACATAAGGAAAGCCTTTTGTAgtacttaaagcactatataaatgtcagttattattattgctacatTATCCTAGGGATTATATGACATTTAAACATATTTAGTTtgaaggagacagacagacagagagagagagagagagagagagagagagagagagagaatgagaatgaatagCTTGGAGCAACCAATATTTCCTCTGgcacttttaagatttgcaaagaactttataaatattatcttatttgataggACAAGCTCTGGGAGCTAGGAGAtaactattatcctcattttacagatgaggaaactgagggaacaTTAGTTACTTGATCAGGGTCAAACGGCTGGTaattatctgaggcagaatttgaactcaggtcttcctgaatctaaggcAAGAGTCAGAAAGGCTTCCCAGAGGTACCTgagttgagctttgaaagaaGCTAAGGGTTCCGACCAGGAAAAGATCATATTCTGGGCATGGGGGAAATGTCTCTACAAAGATACACAGGTAGGAGATGGAACAACAAATAGATtgtgcaaagggaaaaaaaacctaagtctggaaaggtaggcaGGAACCAGACCTAACTGCTGGACTTGGGGAATCTGGACTTGGGGAATTTGGAGTGGAGTCTGTAAGCAGCGGGGAGCCACCGAAGATTCTAGGCCAACATGATCAGGAGGAAATAAGAGACTCAGTGAAGAAAGGCCAATTAGGCAACTCTTAAAGAGTGGTCCAAACAAACCTGTGTCACTGGGATGTTCCTCTGTTCAATAATGACTCAAGTCTCTTTGACAAGGTAAAGGTGGGAGCTTTGGGGTCAGGACCTATGGGTTCTGCTACTGGCTGGCTGAAACTTAGTAGATAGTGTTTAATTTGGAATCGAGGACCTCCCCTTTTACAAATGATGATCAGCCAGTCAGTAAGcattttattcattgattcagtcatgcattcatttttttcttaattaatgtttatttttccaactatacaagtaacagtagttttcaataatcatttttttacatttttctccttcccttcctcagtaagcatttattaagcccctactgtgTACCTTCCCCTGCTGATGTGAGGGCCCAGGGAGGGAAAGGGACTAACTCCAGACTCACTTTGCAGCTTGGAGATTTGGGGGGGCACAGGGTAGGATATGAGAGTGAGGGTCAGTGCTTTACGAAGCCCCTAAACTGTGAGGGGCTGATCCGAGAGTCCACCAGTGGGGGCCCTCTGAtcactgtttttcctttcttccctccctcccccaggaTGCAAGATCAAGGCCCTTCGAGCCAAAACCAACACCTATATCAAGACCCCCGTGCGGGGTGAGGAGCCAATCTTCATTGTGACTGGGCGCAAAGAGGATGTGGAGATGGCCAAGCGGGAGATCCTGTCAGCTGCAGAGCATTTCTCCATGATCCGGGCCACACGCAACAAGGTGAACGGCCTGACAGGAGCTGTGCAGGGGCCTCCCAACCTCCCTGGGCAGACCACCATCCAGGTCCGTGTCCCCTACCGAGTGGTAGGACTGGTGGTGGGGCCCAAGGGTGCCACCATCAAGCGGATCCAGCAGCAGACGCACACGTACATCGTGACCCCGAGCCGGGACAAGGAGCCTGTGTTTGAGGTGACGGGCATGCCTGAGAATGTGGACCGGGCCCGGGAGGAGATTGAGGCCCATATCACCATGCGCACAGGCTCTTTCATCGACGCTGGTGCTGAGAATGACTTTCACTCCAATGGCACTGATGTCTGCCTCGACCTGCTGGGCGGTCCAGCGGGGCTATGGGCCAAGGCACCAAACCCTGCACGACGGCCCTCGGCTGGCCTGCGTGCAGACAGCTTAGCCCCCGCAGAAGCCTTCTATGGCAGCCGGGCCCCCGCGGCGGAGGCCAGTCCCACTAGTCCCTATGGTcctggccccggccccggggGTGGAGGCGGCTTCAGCTTTGGGGGAGATGGTCAGTCTGCCGCCCCACCCGCGCCCCCTTTGGGCTCTGAGGACTGTGACTTTGGCTTTGACTTCTTGGCCCTCGACCTGACCACTCCAGCTACCATCTGGTCTCCCTTTGAACGCACCAACCCCCTGCAGGCCTTTGGCGGCTGTCCTTCGGTCCCTGGCTGCCCCCAGCGGAGGAACAGCGGGCTCAGCGGTGCTGCCACCCCCCGCCACTCACCAACGCTGCCTGAGCCAGGGGGCATCAGCCTTGAGCACCCACTGGCCCGGCGCATCCCCAGTGAGCCCGTCAGCGCCCTCTCCTGGCTCCCAGGGCCCCAGGGCTCTCTATCGTCCTTCTCCAACAGCACGGGCTATTCCTCATCTTCATCATCCTCCCTGCCTGGCAGTGTGTCAGCAGCCTCAGGCTCCCCAACAGACTCCAGCAGCTCTGAGGGGGCCCGCAAGGCGTCCCGGGACTGCATGGTGTGCTACGAGAGTGAAGTCATCGCCGCCCTAGTCCCCTGCGGCCACAACCTCTTCTGTATGGAGTGCGCCGTCCGGATCTGTGGGAAGGCTGAGCCCGAGTGTCCTGCCTGCCATACCCCAGCCACCCAGGCCATTCATATCTTTTCTTAGCTGCGCCCACCCTTCagctgggggggagggaggagaagaggggCCAGCAGAGATGAGAGGAGAAAGGGGGGACCTCCTTGCCTCCcactcctcctccccttctttcaCCCAAGCACCCCTTTTAAGAGCCCCTTTCCACTCcgatctttttatttaaaaaacaactcccagggggaggaggaggtggtggagggatggggggaggggagaggagacttgggggagggggactggggctgggggggagggagagctGGTCAGGGGGAACAGGGGGAGGTATGTGAATTGGgcttgggggggggaaggggggaatagaaAACCACAGAGAAAAAACAAACCTCCAATGTTTACAGAATAGCTTTAACTTGGACCCCAGGTGTGGAAGCTGCCGGGACTAGGCAGACTGGCTGTCCTACAGTTATTTCCAAATAACAGTATTCAGTTGAAAAGTTAAAATAAACAGAGAGATGAGGTCCAATGGCACTTTTTATTTAGAACACACAAGGgttgtcttttttatatttctaaaccttttggggagggggggtttTTGTATGGAGCAATCTTTGCTAGGCTTTCCAGTCTCTCCTAAGAGGGCCAAGGGCTCTCTCCGCCTGGTTGCCCACCTGCCTGCGGAGAACAtagtcttccttctttcttttttaagggaGGGCTTTCGATTTGGGGTCCCTGGGCAGCTAACCCAGGGAgtttgggaggggggaggagggttCCGGTGccactggggggagggggagttagCAAGGATGGAACCACAAGCAATCGGACAGCAGGGGTGGGAGGCGGCATAGACCACACCTGGGCGGGAGGGGAGGGCCACTTGGGGTGGGAGGGGACAGAACTGTCATGTCACAAACAGAAGAAacctacctttttttaaaaagaaaaaatttctcctTTTGCTGATTATGTctttaagtttttattatttttttagttttatttttttattttttaccttgtGTATATGTAGGGAATTTATAGGAAAATATGTACtttattgaataaattttaagaactaaaatatattttattttaaagaaaataacggACCTTTAACCTTACACAGCTAAAGTACTGATTATATATTTGCTGAGCTGACTTGACGGTTAAGAAAATTGTatcaagagttttattttttgacttcAAAGCCTTCTTAATAAAGTCTTTTTACTCTATATAAACATTGCTGCTTGGCTTGCTATCTAGGGCAAAGAGGGAGAGGAGGTGGAGCCTGCAGAGGGATTGGAAGGTGAGGGACACAAGTCCTCCAGTCTCTTCATCCCCCCCCTCCTCCAGCATCATCCTTACACTCTGTACACTGGATGGTTAATGGTGTCACACCTCAAAGGGACTTCAGAAGATGGAATCTTACCTGGAAAGGAGCAAAGAACATTGATGCTGAGAGTGGCCCTAGAGCACAGTGTCAGAGCTGGCAGGGGCCTTAGGACATCAACTGGCCGAGGTGGGAGGAatcttagaacacaaaatgttagagttagaaagactctAAGAACACAcgaatgttagagctgggaagGTCATTAGAGGACACAATGTCAAAACTAGAACCTTAATTATAACGTCAGCAGTATGGGGCCCTAGAACACAATGTCATAGCTGAGGGGAGAATCTTAGAACATCAAATGGCAGAGCTTGGGAGAACCTTAGAACATCAAATAGAGCTGGGGGGAACCTTAGAATTTAGAATATATGCTAAGTATAGTGCGGCATGCTTATAATTCCCACTAAATTCAGCACCAGCATGGGACAATGAGGTTACAAGGCCTGAAGTGATCCAGTTTGGGAAAAGAGTAGGTTGAAGCTTCAGAATAGCAAATAGGATTGGCCTATTCCAGTCTAGGAAATGCTAAAAGAGACCCAatctcaaaaaacaaaaccaagtttGAACATGATCTTGAAATGTTAGAGAAAGAGACCTTGGAACTCTTAGACTGGGGATGCAGGGAAAACCACAGAAGTTTGAATATACAATAGCAGAACTGTGAAGGACTTCAGACTATCCAAGATCAAATCTGAGCTTAATTCTGAGAGTGATGAGTTGGGAGATCCaaggtgcagtgggtagagcactggacccAGTGTCAGAAAGGTCTGAATTCAactttgacttcagacactagcaATGTGGCTccaggctagtcacttaacccttatttgcctcagattcatatctgtaaaatgggg
This window harbors:
- the MEX3D gene encoding RNA-binding protein MEX3D, whose amino-acid sequence is MPGSIYQPEGGEAAAAAAAAGAGAGPPLGGGGGGGGGLGLLSPGGPPAPPPPDSAPAPAAAPAPAPPEQQEEAAAAAALRFALDQLSILGLEEEEDDQEEEEDNEEEEEEEEGGVNGEACDGEPEEEEEEEEEEDEEEEEGAEAAEGALEDLDPAAGPGLDAPGAVAVGAGGVLGALQMLEADASPPASNTTSPPDVFGSFHHHPHLGHHSILAEQMSVIGSRKKSVNMTECVPVPSSEHVAEIVGRQGCKIKALRAKTNTYIKTPVRGEEPIFIVTGRKEDVEMAKREILSAAEHFSMIRATRNKVNGLTGAVQGPPNLPGQTTIQVRVPYRVVGLVVGPKGATIKRIQQQTHTYIVTPSRDKEPVFEVTGMPENVDRAREEIEAHITMRTGSFIDAGAENDFHSNGTDVCLDLLGGPAGLWAKAPNPARRPSAGLRADSLAPAEAFYGSRAPAAEASPTSPYGPGPGPGGGGGFSFGGDGQSAAPPAPPLGSEDCDFGFDFLALDLTTPATIWSPFERTNPLQAFGGCPSVPGCPQRRNSGLSGAATPRHSPTLPEPGGISLEHPLARRIPSEPVSALSWLPGPQGSLSSFSNSTGYSSSSSSSLPGSVSAASGSPTDSSSSEGARKASRDCMVCYESEVIAALVPCGHNLFCMECAVRICGKAEPECPACHTPATQAIHIFS